GAAGACAGATCTTTGAAGAAGAAGTTTTCTATACTTTTCCTCCATCACCTGAGGCAAAAAAATTACTCACCAAGTACATGCATAAACTAAGTCCTGAAGAACAAGAAGTTTTAAACGATATAGTTAGAATCCAGAGAGAAAAAGAACCAATTTACGGATATTAATTATTGAGAATGTTTCTTGCAGATCATATGAATTCCAGGAGCTCCTACAGCTCCCATCATTTTATCCACAATCTGGCCTGACTTGAACATAATGAATGTTGGAATGGATTGTATGCCAAACTTCATTGAAATGTTTTGATTTTGATCTACATTTACTCTGGCAAATTTCACATTAGGATATTTCTTTGAGATGCTCTCAAATACTGGGTGCATAGACTTGCATGGACCACACCATTCTGCCCAAAAATCAACTAATGTTGGGTTCTCAGCCGATACTACATGATCAAAATTAGATCCATTCAAATCTATAATGCCTGGCTCAATTTTAGGCTGGTTTTTTTGGTTGAGTATTTCAGCTAATTTTTTTTTCATTATTTTTTGAATTTCTGGATCTTCAGACATTAATTACAAGAAATTACTTCTACTAAAAAATCTATACAGATTTGATCTTAAATCATTGCTTATGCACTAATCGTTTTCTGTTTTAATAGGGATTGCCTCAAACCTTCGTGATTTACACATTGGGCACTGATCTATGTATCTTGTAAAGCTAACAGAAGTATATGCAATACCACAGTCTCCACAAATTCTAAGATTTCGACTTAGCTTCCCCATACTGATGCTGATAAAACATTATGATTAAAACTTAACCTTTTCTGTAAATTACCAAAATTGCCACCAAGGCTTTACAGCTGGCTTCTCAACAATTGTGCAAACTCCTTCAATCAGATTTGTTCCAGGACCGCATATCCCAAATTTTTTCTCTACAACTTTAGGTTCATCCAAACCTACTGCCTGATAAATTGAATCATACTCTGAAAAATTATCATCAAACCATTTTTTGTAACTTGCCTCATTGTTGTATCTATCAACATAACTTTGCGGATCTTTTGTTTCATCAACAAATAAAGCTGGAATTTGCAGTGGTTCATCCAAACCTACTGCCTGATAAATTGAATCATACTCTGAAAAATTATCATCAAACCATTTTTTGTAACTTGCCTCATTGTTGTATCTATCAACATAACTTTGCGGATCTTTTGTTTCATCAACAAATAAAGCTAGTCCAAGCTCTTTTGGTTCCATTATTAGTTCAGGCACTGTTACTGGTTGTGAATTATCAACAATGTCATTTACCGTAATTGTGATTGTTTCTCTATCTGAAAGTCCATCCTTTTTTGCTACCACATCAAATGTGTAAGTTTTTCCACCATCAAATGTTGATGGGGTCCATAAAAACATGCCTGTATTTGATATAATTTTTGCACCTACTGGTGAATTTTTCTCTAAACTAAACACTACGTCTTTGACAGAATTATCCTGAAGCTTGACTGTAAATGACAGGATTTTTCCTTCATCTATTGTAAGTTTCCCCAATGGATTGATTTGAACATTTGTTGATCTTGGTGTGACAGAAAATTCGTTTGATGGTTCACTTGTTCCTACAATATTGATTGCTGAAACTTTGTAAGTATACTTTACATTTGTAATTAGATTTGTATGTGAATATGATCTAGTTGTACTTTGAGTATTTTCAACTAATGTGGTATATGAATTCCCATCTTTTTTCACTTCTATTTTGTAGCCAACAATTGGTGTGTTTCCATCATTTACTGGTGGGCTCCATGATAAATTGACTTGACTTGAAGAAACTATAGATGCTGTTAATTTTATTGGCGGCGTGGAAACTTTCATTTGTACCTGCTCTGATGTTAGTGGTACCTCGGATGTATTAACAGAATCTTCTCTGGGGGTGGCAGACGCTGTGTTTGATTCTTGTGTTGAACCAAATCCAATTTTTGCACTTACTGCAAATGTGTATTTTTTATCAGTTACTAAATCACTAACAATAAATGTCATAGTGTCACTATTTGTATCTCCTAGATTATCATAAACTCCTGGTATGATTTCTCGTTTTATTTCATAACCTGCAACTGTTTGTCCAAAAGTTTCTGATGGTGGAAACCATGAAAGTTTTATCTGATTAGGTGATATTGCTGTAGCAGTTAATGCTGCAGGAGTTGTTGTATGTGCTGGTTTCATTGAAATAATTGATGATGCAACACTTGTTCCTTCTGAATTAATAGAGTATACACGATAATGATAGGTTGACTTTGAATCAAGTCCTTTGTGAACAAATGATGTAGTTGTACTTTTAGTGTTATCAGTGATCATGATAAATTCTCCTGAACCAATTTTATATTCTATTTTGTATCCTGAAATTGTTGGTACGTTTTTATCCATTTCAGGTTCTTCCCATGAAATTATTATTGAAGTTGGAGAAATTGGAAATGCATTTAGATTATCTGGTTTATTTGGAATGAGAACATCTGGTTCTGGATTTATGTTAAATGCTTGAACTCTGTTATTATCTGAATCAGTCACAAACAACAGTTCATTTTTTGTATCAAGTGCTATTCCCATGGGAGAATCAAATTTTCCATCACTTGTTCCTACAGAACCAAACTTTTCAACAAAACAAACACCATCAACTATTTCTTCAGTTCCACTAGGACATGTTGTACCATTAATTATCTCAAATGCTTGAACTCTGTTATTGTCTGTATCTGCAACATATAGCAAATTACTGTTGGAATCAAATGCTAACCCTGATGGATCATCAAACTCTCCATTGTCATTACCTGCAGAACCAAATTGTTTTACAAAACAAACACCATCAACTGATTCATCTGTCCCACTAGGACATGTTGTACCATCAACTAGCTGAAAAATAACTATTCTATCATTTCCTGTATCTGCAACATATAGCATTTCTTCAGAGTTATTAATTACCATGTAAGTTGGATTTCGAAAATCATCATTTCCATCAAATGAATCAAACTTGAATAGAAAGTCACCTGTAGAATCAAACACAGATATTGAATCTCTTTCGATATCTGAAACTAGAATATTCCTAGTTGATTCTTGCACTACGATTCCTTTAGCTGAACCAAGATATTCATCAATACCGCTATCTGATGAACCAAATTTTGATTGAAATTCCCCATCATCATCAAATATCTGAACTCTGGAATTATCTGAATCTACAACAAAAAATTTTCCTAATGCATCTCTGGCAATACTGATTGGATCATTGAATTGACCGTCTCCTGCTACCTCTGCCCCATCTGCATTGTTATTACAATTTTGAATTACTACAATATCACAAAATGAGCCATACCTAAAGTCATCGTCTCCGTCGTTTTCAAAGACGTTTACTCTATTGTTTTTGTTATCTACAACATAGACATTTTTTCCATTTTTATCCACTATCACGTCAGTTGGAGTATCAAGTTCATCATTATCTGAACCTAATGAACCAAATTTGAAAGCAAATTCTGGTTCTGCATATGCAATTTGGATAGATGTTATACAAATTGCAAATAGTATGCTAAAAATTATTTTTTTTTCCAAATTATAATTATTTCCTTAAATGCAAATTTAATAAACTGAATAATTAATTTCACTACCCTTTTGATCAATTGAGGTTTACAATATGTCCGGATTTCTCTAAATTTTGATGTATTTTTTAGATTTCAAAATTATTATTGCGGGTGC
This genomic window from Nitrosopumilus ureiphilus contains:
- the trxA gene encoding thioredoxin yields the protein MSEDPEIQKIMKKKLAEILNQKNQPKIEPGIIDLNGSNFDHVVSAENPTLVDFWAEWCGPCKSMHPVFESISKKYPNVKFARVNVDQNQNISMKFGIQSIPTFIMFKSGQIVDKMMGAVGAPGIHMICKKHSQ
- a CDS encoding fibronectin type III domain-containing protein, whose product is MEKKIIFSILFAICITSIQIAYAEPEFAFKFGSLGSDNDELDTPTDVIVDKNGKNVYVVDNKNNRVNVFENDGDDDFRYGSFCDIVVIQNCNNNADGAEVAGDGQFNDPISIARDALGKFFVVDSDNSRVQIFDDDGEFQSKFGSSDSGIDEYLGSAKGIVVQESTRNILVSDIERDSISVFDSTGDFLFKFDSFDGNDDFRNPTYMVINNSEEMLYVADTGNDRIVIFQLVDGTTCPSGTDESVDGVCFVKQFGSAGNDNGEFDDPSGLAFDSNSNLLYVADTDNNRVQAFEIINGTTCPSGTEEIVDGVCFVEKFGSVGTSDGKFDSPMGIALDTKNELLFVTDSDNNRVQAFNINPEPDVLIPNKPDNLNAFPISPTSIIISWEEPEMDKNVPTISGYKIEYKIGSGEFIMITDNTKSTTTSFVHKGLDSKSTYHYRVYSINSEGTSVASSIISMKPAHTTTPAALTATAISPNQIKLSWFPPSETFGQTVAGYEIKREIIPGVYDNLGDTNSDTMTFIVSDLVTDKKYTFAVSAKIGFGSTQESNTASATPREDSVNTSEVPLTSEQVQMKVSTPPIKLTASIVSSSQVNLSWSPPVNDGNTPIVGYKIEVKKDGNSYTTLVENTQSTTRSYSHTNLITNVKYTYKVSAINIVGTSEPSNEFSVTPRSTNVQINPLGKLTIDEGKILSFTVKLQDNSVKDVVFSLEKNSPVGAKIISNTGMFLWTPSTFDGGKTYTFDVVAKKDGLSDRETITITVNDIVDNSQPVTVPELIMEPKELGLALFVDETKDPQSYVDRYNNEASYKKWFDDNFSEYDSIYQAVGLDEPLQIPALFVDETKDPQSYVDRYNNEASYKKWFDDNFSEYDSIYQAVGLDEPKVVEKKFGICGPGTNLIEGVCTIVEKPAVKPWWQFW